The following are from one region of the Streptococcus sp. 1643 genome:
- the rpsF gene encoding 30S ribosomal protein S6, translating into MAKYEILYIIRPNIEEEAKNALVARFDSILTDNGATVVESKSWEKRRLAYEIQDFREGLYHIVNVEANDDAALKEFDRLSKINADILRHMIVKLDA; encoded by the coding sequence ATGGCTAAATACGAAATTCTTTATATCATTCGTCCAAACATTGAAGAAGAAGCGAAAAACGCTTTGGTAGCACGTTTTGACTCTATCTTGACTGACAACGGTGCAACTGTTGTTGAATCAAAATCATGGGAAAAACGTCGTCTTGCATACGAAATCCAAGATTTCCGTGAAGGACTTTACCACATCGTTAACGTTGAAGCAAACGACGACGCAGCTCTTAAAGAGTTTGACCGTCTTTCAAAAATCAACGCTGACATTCTTCGTCACATGATCGTCAAACTTGACGCGTAA
- the asnS gene encoding asparagine--tRNA ligase, translating to MMTKRVTIIDVKDYVGQEVTIGAWVANKSGKGKIAFLQLRDGTAFFQGVAFKPNFIEKFGEEVGLEKFDVIKRLSQETSVYVTGIVKEDERSKFGYELDITDIEVIGESQDYPITPKEHGTDFLMDNRHLWLRSRKQVAVMQIRNAIIYATYEFFDKNGFLKFDSPILSGNAAEDSTELFETDYFGTPAYLSQSGQLYLEAGAMALGRVFDFGPVFRAEKSKTRRHLTEFWMMDAEYSYLTHDESLDLQEAYVKALLQGVLDRAPQALETLERDTDLLKRYIAEPFKRITYDQAIDLLQEHENDEDADYEHLEHGDDFGSPHETWISNHFGVPTFVMNYPAAIKAFYMKPVPGNPERVLCADLLAPEGYGEIIGGSMREEDYDALVAKMEELGMDRTEYEFYLDLRKYGTVPHGGFGIGIERMVTFAAGTKHIREAIPFPRMLHRIKP from the coding sequence ATTATGACAAAACGTGTAACAATTATCGATGTAAAAGACTACGTTGGTCAAGAAGTGACCATCGGAGCCTGGGTTGCCAACAAATCAGGAAAAGGGAAAATTGCCTTCTTGCAATTGCGTGATGGAACGGCCTTCTTCCAAGGTGTAGCCTTTAAACCAAACTTTATTGAAAAGTTCGGTGAAGAAGTGGGACTTGAGAAGTTTGATGTCATCAAACGATTGAGCCAAGAAACTTCTGTTTATGTGACAGGAATTGTCAAAGAAGACGAACGTTCTAAGTTTGGCTATGAGTTGGATATTACAGACATCGAAGTGATTGGTGAATCTCAAGACTACCCAATCACACCAAAAGAACACGGAACAGACTTCTTGATGGACAACCGTCACTTGTGGCTCCGTTCTCGTAAGCAAGTGGCTGTGATGCAAATCCGTAACGCTATCATTTATGCAACTTATGAGTTCTTTGACAAGAATGGCTTCTTGAAATTTGATAGTCCAATTCTTTCAGGAAACGCAGCTGAAGATTCAACAGAACTCTTTGAAACAGACTACTTTGGGACGCCGGCCTACTTGAGCCAATCAGGTCAGCTTTACCTAGAAGCAGGGGCTATGGCTCTTGGTCGTGTATTTGACTTTGGTCCAGTATTCCGTGCTGAAAAATCAAAAACGCGTCGTCACTTGACTGAGTTCTGGATGATGGATGCGGAGTACTCCTACTTGACACACGATGAGTCACTTGACTTGCAAGAAGCTTATGTTAAAGCCCTTCTTCAAGGTGTTCTTGATCGTGCGCCTCAAGCCTTGGAAACCTTGGAACGTGATACAGATCTCTTGAAACGCTACATTGCAGAGCCGTTCAAACGCATCACTTACGATCAAGCCATTGACCTTTTGCAAGAGCATGAAAATGATGAAGATGCTGACTACGAGCATCTTGAGCATGGCGATGACTTTGGTTCACCACACGAAACATGGATTTCAAACCACTTTGGTGTGCCAACATTTGTCATGAACTACCCAGCAGCTATCAAGGCCTTCTACATGAAACCAGTTCCTGGAAATCCAGAGCGCGTGCTTTGTGCAGACTTGCTGGCACCAGAAGGTTACGGAGAAATCATCGGTGGATCTATGCGTGAGGAAGACTACGATGCTCTTGTAGCTAAAATGGAAGAACTGGGCATGGATCGTACAGAATATGAATTTTACCTTGACCTTCGTAAATATGGTACAGTACCACATGGTGGATTTGGTATCGGTATTGAACGTATGGTCACTTTCGCAGCAGGTACAAAACATATCCGTGAAGCCATTCCATTCCCACGTATGTTACACCGTATCAAACCATAA
- a CDS encoding MFS transporter produces MFIPNYRKNIGLMAGVEFFAFLGITSFWILFLSQNGMSLWQIGLLESIFHATSVICEIPSGMLADRYSYKTNLYLSRIAGIASSILMLLGQGNFWIYALAMVVSALSYNFDSGTSAAMVYDSAVEAGLKERYLSISSFMSGVAEGTRSLGTVLAGFFVHGQLHLTYYIMIATSIIAVFLTWMLKEPSVKAQKSERLTMKKIIWTVKEELQRNPSLFGWMILSQIIGTLMCMFYFYYQNQLSDLEGWQISMVMLIGSVLNIWAVYLASKIGKKYAALKLFPILVLLTGVAYLLSYFGTPLIYILIYLISNALYALFQPIFDNDLQKRLPSEVRATMLSVYSMMFSLSMIVIFPLTGWLIDALGFVEAFIYLGFFLVIVGFSLFFILKEMARALELKENVISKQ; encoded by the coding sequence ATGTTTATACCAAATTATCGGAAGAATATCGGTCTCATGGCTGGGGTAGAATTTTTTGCCTTTTTGGGCATTACTAGCTTTTGGATTCTATTTCTCAGTCAAAATGGGATGTCACTTTGGCAGATTGGTTTGTTGGAAAGTATTTTTCATGCCACCAGTGTCATTTGTGAAATTCCCTCTGGAATGTTAGCTGACCGCTATTCCTATAAAACCAATCTTTATCTCAGTCGGATTGCTGGGATTGCGTCGTCTATTCTCATGTTACTAGGGCAAGGTAATTTTTGGATTTACGCACTCGCGATGGTGGTGAGTGCCTTGTCTTATAATTTTGATTCGGGGACGAGTGCAGCCATGGTTTATGATTCGGCCGTGGAGGCTGGATTAAAAGAGCGCTACTTGTCTATTTCAAGTTTTATGTCAGGAGTAGCAGAAGGAACTCGGTCTTTGGGGACCGTTTTAGCGGGATTTTTTGTCCATGGTCAATTGCACTTGACCTACTATATCATGATTGCTACTTCTATAATTGCCGTATTCTTAACTTGGATGCTAAAAGAGCCTAGTGTTAAAGCGCAAAAGTCTGAGCGTCTGACCATGAAAAAAATTATTTGGACTGTCAAAGAGGAGTTGCAGAGAAATCCCAGTCTTTTTGGCTGGATGATTCTGTCCCAAATCATCGGAACTCTGATGTGCATGTTTTATTTTTACTATCAAAATCAACTGTCAGACTTAGAAGGATGGCAGATTTCGATGGTCATGTTAATCGGCAGTGTTTTGAATATCTGGGCAGTTTATCTAGCGAGTAAGATTGGAAAGAAGTATGCAGCCTTAAAGCTCTTTCCTATTCTTGTACTCTTGACGGGGGTGGCCTACTTACTTTCCTACTTTGGTACGCCACTGATTTATATTTTGATTTATTTGATTAGTAACGCCTTATATGCTCTCTTTCAACCGATTTTTGACAACGATTTACAAAAGCGACTCCCAAGTGAGGTACGTGCAACCATGCTAAGTGTCTACTCCATGATGTTCAGCCTGAGTATGATTGTTATTTTTCCTCTGACGGGATGGCTGATTGATGCTCTAGGTTTTGTAGAAGCCTTTATTTACTTAGGATTCTTTTTAGTAATAGTCGGCTTTTCACTATTCTTCATTTTGAAAGAGATGGCCAGAGCTTTAGAACTGAAAGAGAATGTTATTTCTAAGCAATAG